One window of the Deltaproteobacteria bacterium genome contains the following:
- a CDS encoding sulfotransferase, with translation MKEFFVVSMQRSGSNWLQTCLNQHTSIRINGELKPSTALTHMSRIKTGDHISHGIMLDRGLYRSCARDMIRRMMAANVGMTDEEANDYTGYIGDRTAYSAVQSLSRFPEQLSYLKVLQEYFPESKKIILVRDVRDVIVSFSVWKTNVRNNLLAFTPRSFLLFLRHIRNWIILNRQWAEDIKKGQDGLIIHYEEIKKDFQGTMGRVFDFMETTYDDSFLDNLRTNFYSIKSSHYRLENKKRGYSFYRKGIVGDWENKFKWPHKAIVQIYLHQINHINSL, from the coding sequence ATGAAAGAATTTTTTGTCGTTTCCATGCAGCGTTCAGGTTCCAACTGGCTGCAGACATGCCTGAACCAGCATACGTCAATACGCATCAACGGAGAACTCAAACCCTCCACCGCCTTGACGCACATGAGCAGAATAAAAACCGGCGACCATATCTCCCACGGGATCATGTTGGACAGAGGCCTGTACAGGAGCTGTGCCCGTGACATGATACGGCGAATGATGGCCGCCAACGTCGGGATGACGGACGAAGAAGCGAACGATTATACAGGATATATCGGTGACAGAACCGCATACTCCGCTGTGCAGTCACTAAGCAGATTCCCGGAACAGTTATCATATCTCAAGGTTCTGCAGGAATACTTTCCGGAATCCAAGAAAATCATTCTGGTAAGAGACGTACGCGATGTAATCGTATCCTTCTCCGTATGGAAGACAAACGTCCGGAACAACCTGCTGGCCTTCACACCACGATCTTTTCTGTTGTTCCTCAGACACATCCGTAATTGGATAATCCTGAACAGACAATGGGCCGAAGATATCAAAAAGGGGCAGGACGGCCTTATCATCCATTACGAAGAGATAAAAAAAGATTTCCAGGGAACGATGGGCCGTGTATTCGACTTTATGGAAACAACGTACGACGACTCCTTTCTCGACAATCTGAGAACCAACTTCTACAGCATAAAAAGCAGTCATTACCGGCTGGAAAACAAAAAACGCGGCTACAGCTTTTACCGTAAAGGGATCGTAGGTGACTGGGAGAACAAGTTCAAATGGCCTCATAAAGCGATTGTGCAGATATACCTGCATCAGATCAATCATATAAACAGCTTATAG
- a CDS encoding sulfotransferase: MGTTPVFIFSMPRSGSTLLQRMLAAHPDVETTSEPWFLIPLVYTLKDHGVYAEFSFMSLRRTVKHLLDNLPNGRQDYYEAIRNFSETLYSKLNKNNARFFLDKTPRYYLIAEDIARIFPNGKFIFLYRNPISVLASTIASFYGNRLGDPWHKIDLYKGPSLLSRASATLKNKSIAIQYEELVRTPEPVLQSICEYMDIPFSETMIEKFTKVPITGMGDKVGYTKYEDISEESLHKWRRILNTPFRQKYALKYIQRLGENTIRSFGYDMAQLIDDIRSFQPTGRGSLADRFNLAKCHLYTIFEMKLITDKIRQHFKEKHNLFMHF; this comes from the coding sequence ATGGGAACAACACCTGTTTTCATATTTTCTATGCCACGATCAGGTTCTACATTACTTCAAAGAATGTTGGCGGCACACCCTGACGTGGAAACCACCTCCGAGCCATGGTTCCTGATCCCTCTTGTTTATACACTCAAGGATCATGGGGTATATGCGGAGTTCAGTTTTATGTCGTTACGGCGTACCGTAAAACACCTGTTGGACAATCTGCCCAACGGCAGGCAAGATTACTATGAAGCGATAAGAAACTTTTCGGAAACGCTATACTCCAAGCTGAACAAGAACAACGCCCGTTTCTTCCTGGACAAGACTCCGCGCTATTATCTAATAGCCGAGGATATTGCCCGAATATTCCCGAACGGTAAATTCATATTCCTGTACAGAAACCCGATCTCTGTCCTGGCCTCAACCATAGCATCCTTCTACGGTAACCGGCTCGGAGATCCGTGGCACAAGATTGATCTATACAAGGGGCCTTCTCTTTTATCACGCGCATCGGCAACATTAAAAAACAAGAGCATAGCAATCCAGTATGAAGAACTTGTCCGCACTCCGGAGCCGGTACTCCAATCCATATGCGAGTACATGGACATCCCGTTCAGCGAAACCATGATCGAAAAATTCACAAAAGTGCCTATTACCGGGATGGGAGACAAAGTCGGCTATACCAAATATGAGGATATAAGCGAAGAATCTCTGCACAAATGGCGCAGAATCTTAAACACGCCATTCAGGCAAAAATACGCGCTTAAATATATACAACGGTTGGGAGAGAATACAATACGGTCTTTCGGTTACGATATGGCACAACTAATAGATGACATACGTTCTTTTCAACCAACCGGCAGAGGCAGCCTGGCCGACCGTTTTAACCTTGCGAAATGCCATTTATACACCATATTTGAGATGAAATTGATAACGGATAAAATACGGCAGCACTTTAAAGAAAAGCACAATCTCTTCATGCATTTTTGA
- a CDS encoding glycosyltransferase family 4 protein: MAEGIAAAGMKVSMVNLCHTAEEYKSYKEAFPSGCRYDLYPGTKGRLYAGSHKLDKLLNNIGLAWRLFRVLKKLAGKDESVIILFRGAIETLIPAVIIKHRMKTPMIGNIMEYSPAFPSYKRNPLVRWQWRYILKESDAFMVISDLLFHKLNRLKSTLYVPALWGPKTGDQELEVRLPQAIADKILGDTPLLIYTASKEYKELLEVTLRALALVKHNFRLCITGKYSREALNGWMLLARDLDIQDRVFFCGFLNPPEFRWLEHRSTALLLPLLSTDRHRGRFPQKILHYMSLGKPIVTSHVGEIAHNFTDGINAYVDHTVTIEGFAKKISEVLSSPGKAAETGKAASLHVERSFGYIKWGKEIFRFIRSI, encoded by the coding sequence ATGGCGGAAGGTATCGCTGCAGCCGGCATGAAGGTATCCATGGTAAACCTCTGCCATACGGCGGAAGAATATAAATCATATAAAGAGGCATTCCCGTCAGGATGCCGTTATGATCTCTATCCCGGCACAAAAGGACGGCTTTATGCGGGAAGCCACAAACTGGACAAACTGTTGAACAACATCGGCCTTGCATGGCGGCTCTTCAGAGTATTAAAAAAACTTGCAGGAAAGGATGAAAGCGTCATCATTCTTTTCAGAGGAGCGATCGAGACACTCATCCCCGCCGTCATCATAAAACACAGGATGAAAACTCCTATGATTGGAAACATTATGGAATACTCACCCGCATTCCCTTCGTACAAAAGGAACCCGCTTGTACGATGGCAATGGAGATACATACTGAAAGAATCGGATGCATTCATGGTAATAAGCGATCTCCTCTTTCACAAACTGAACAGACTCAAGAGCACTCTATATGTCCCAGCTCTGTGGGGCCCCAAAACTGGAGACCAGGAACTTGAGGTGCGTCTGCCGCAGGCAATAGCTGACAAAATCTTGGGTGACACCCCTTTGCTGATATACACTGCCAGCAAAGAATACAAAGAACTGCTGGAGGTCACCTTGCGAGCTCTTGCCTTGGTAAAACACAACTTCAGGCTTTGCATTACGGGCAAGTATTCACGGGAAGCACTCAATGGCTGGATGTTACTTGCCAGGGATTTGGACATACAAGATCGTGTCTTTTTCTGCGGCTTCCTGAATCCACCCGAATTCAGATGGCTTGAGCATAGATCTACAGCGCTTCTACTTCCGCTTTTATCCACAGATAGGCACCGGGGAAGATTTCCACAGAAGATTCTGCATTACATGAGCCTCGGGAAACCTATCGTCACCTCACATGTGGGCGAAATAGCACATAACTTCACAGACGGAATAAACGCTTACGTCGATCACACCGTTACCATAGAAGGCTTTGCAAAGAAGATATCCGAAGTGCTATCCTCTCCGGGAAAGGCGGCAGAAACGGGTAAGGCAGCCTCACTGCATGTAGAAAGATCATTCGGCTACATAAAGTGGGGCAAAGAAATATTCCGTTTTATCCGGAGCATATAA
- a CDS encoding O-antigen ligase family protein yields the protein MKYTLFILLLLAIIIGGLYPINLGIMRGITPKTLLMYAILIYILFSEAAKKNLHRKKIPCISSLLIFLTILCVSIALNVLLGRMDMSLFDQIRQLRYRFIEPVVLYILMFLLIDTASQARKFLQAGIVLFVLVNVAAFIAMRAGVLNLPTVSGDLYSGRYTGTFANPNQMAYFFCFLMPITYHMITTAEIKTAGALQMLALASEIAFILMSGSRGGILAMVIVLGWITIHHKDFKTVAFLFIFGTVFIAIGFLVHNDILRSSFDRIAQQTFSNNVKTISAGRSSIWLGLEKIYLSNIYYVFMGTGFETARFQLAKHTGILLPPHNLYLQILVELGLIGFAAWLFMLRSFWKFLNISGQRTEFSKATVTALSVLLLAWSFSDLGRILRFIAIMVGIMFSMIVHDKDTVKKTMGKSA from the coding sequence ATGAAATATACACTCTTTATCCTGCTGCTCCTCGCAATAATTATAGGCGGGCTGTACCCCATCAACCTGGGAATCATGCGAGGCATCACACCGAAGACACTTTTGATGTATGCCATTCTTATTTACATACTTTTTTCCGAAGCCGCAAAAAAGAATTTGCATAGAAAAAAAATCCCGTGCATATCCAGCCTGCTCATTTTTCTCACAATACTTTGTGTAAGCATAGCGTTAAATGTTTTATTGGGACGCATGGACATGAGCCTTTTCGACCAGATCAGGCAACTGCGCTACCGTTTCATAGAACCTGTGGTGCTGTATATCCTCATGTTCCTGCTTATCGACACAGCATCACAGGCGAGAAAATTCCTGCAGGCAGGGATTGTTTTATTCGTACTTGTAAACGTGGCGGCATTTATCGCCATGCGAGCCGGAGTACTCAATCTTCCGACAGTATCCGGAGATCTCTACAGCGGACGATATACAGGCACATTCGCAAACCCCAACCAGATGGCCTACTTTTTCTGTTTTCTCATGCCGATAACCTATCACATGATAACGACAGCGGAGATCAAGACAGCCGGAGCTCTGCAAATGCTGGCTCTCGCCTCAGAGATTGCATTCATACTGATGTCCGGCTCAAGAGGTGGTATTCTGGCAATGGTTATTGTTCTTGGATGGATTACAATCCATCACAAGGATTTCAAAACAGTTGCCTTTCTCTTCATATTCGGTACAGTATTCATAGCTATAGGCTTTCTCGTGCACAATGACATTCTTCGAAGCTCATTTGACCGCATCGCCCAGCAAACCTTCAGCAACAACGTCAAAACCATCTCGGCGGGACGAAGCTCCATCTGGCTGGGATTAGAGAAAATATACCTTTCCAATATATACTATGTATTTATGGGCACCGGCTTTGAAACCGCACGCTTTCAACTTGCCAAACATACGGGAATTCTTCTCCCGCCGCACAACCTATATCTGCAAATACTCGTGGAACTCGGACTCATAGGCTTCGCCGCATGGCTTTTCATGTTGAGAAGTTTTTGGAAATTCCTGAACATCTCCGGACAACGCACCGAGTTCAGTAAAGCAACAGTAACGGCCCTGAGCGTATTGTTGCTGGCATGGAGTTTCTCCGATTTGGGCAGAATCCTACGCTTTATAGCCATCATGGTTGGAATAATGTTCTCCATGATAGTACATGACAAGGACACCGTTAAAAAGACGATGGGCAAGAGTGCATAA
- a CDS encoding glycosyltransferase family 4 protein produces the protein MKVCIISPNAYPLLKGIPAERLTGGAELQMKTIGSAFARRGIDVHFLVDDFGQPAYEYSEGIHIHKVPFDISGQKIRFAFLILTLWRVLRRIGADIHIIKIPRNILMPLGIFCRKTGSKLIQVGQKDTDVDVVFLKKHAHWFNYISYRIGLKMADYIVAQNLRQKTGFRNMANCPVTVIRNAHSMQSSDSGKDDGSVLWVGNNQKDKRPWLVPGAAKALPGLRFNMIVADYAPGKHENYAADGTKNLTLRGYVPFEEIHEYFANAALLINTSLHEGFPNTFIQAWQHGTPVVSLTVDPDNVITEHGLGRVSGTFGQFLNDINDLMCNRDLRIAYGKNARSYVKKYHDLDNIVDQYMDIFRELSENRNRT, from the coding sequence TTGAAAGTCTGCATTATCAGCCCTAACGCCTACCCGTTACTGAAAGGCATACCTGCCGAAAGACTGACCGGGGGGGCCGAACTGCAGATGAAAACCATAGGCTCTGCCTTTGCACGCAGGGGAATAGATGTGCATTTCCTGGTTGACGACTTCGGCCAGCCTGCATATGAGTATTCGGAGGGCATTCACATACACAAGGTTCCTTTCGACATCTCAGGGCAGAAGATCCGCTTCGCCTTTTTAATCCTTACGCTCTGGAGGGTACTTCGAAGAATCGGGGCGGATATTCACATCATCAAGATACCGAGAAACATACTCATGCCTTTAGGGATCTTCTGCAGGAAGACCGGAAGCAAACTTATTCAAGTAGGACAGAAAGATACAGATGTGGACGTGGTCTTTCTCAAGAAGCATGCCCACTGGTTCAACTATATATCCTATCGCATCGGCCTGAAAATGGCTGACTATATCGTTGCCCAGAACCTGAGGCAAAAGACGGGATTCAGAAACATGGCAAACTGTCCGGTGACCGTTATACGTAACGCACACTCCATGCAATCCTCAGACAGCGGCAAAGATGACGGATCAGTGCTCTGGGTCGGCAACAACCAGAAAGACAAGCGCCCCTGGCTGGTTCCCGGGGCGGCAAAAGCACTTCCCGGACTGCGTTTCAACATGATAGTGGCGGACTATGCCCCCGGCAAACATGAAAATTACGCTGCAGATGGAACAAAAAATCTGACATTGCGCGGATATGTGCCCTTTGAAGAAATACATGAATACTTCGCAAACGCCGCCCTCCTCATAAACACATCCCTTCACGAGGGATTCCCGAACACATTCATCCAGGCATGGCAACATGGGACACCGGTCGTCAGCCTTACCGTCGACCCGGACAACGTCATAACAGAGCACGGACTGGGACGTGTTTCCGGCACATTCGGGCAGTTCCTGAACGACATAAATGACCTAATGTGCAACAGGGACTTGCGTATCGCCTACGGCAAGAACGCCCGATCCTATGTAAAGAAATATCACGACCTGGATAACATAGTTGACCAATACATGGATATCTTCAGAGAACTCTCGGAAAACCGTAACCGTACATAA
- a CDS encoding sulfotransferase domain-containing protein, producing the protein MLPNFLIIGAQKSGTTSLYHYLRQHPEIYMSPEKEPRFFAFEGDKSGRYPYTSLKTYEKLFDNVQSEKAVGEGSTYYLFSRKAPSRIKHYIPDIKMIAVLRNPIERAYSQYLFLIREGREQRTDFRQVIQDEKYLMDTAPTKSIYLARGLYGEQIQRYLALFSKEQLRIYLYDHFKTQPLSILQDIFSYLSVDTEFVPDISLNYNVSVIPRNKTIHLLLGFISGRDRIKSFIVRYMPQVFYVRIIKPGVNFLLGTLRSRKPYRPPPMPNDLRCRLADFYAPDIALLEKILDIDLAGWISPGQAIMESPKNGG; encoded by the coding sequence ATGCTGCCTAATTTTCTCATAATAGGGGCGCAGAAATCCGGCACGACATCCCTCTATCACTACCTGCGCCAGCACCCCGAAATCTACATGAGCCCGGAAAAAGAACCGCGTTTCTTTGCCTTCGAAGGAGACAAGAGCGGCAGATATCCCTACACATCTCTCAAGACCTATGAAAAACTCTTTGACAACGTGCAATCCGAAAAAGCAGTCGGGGAAGGCTCAACCTATTATCTCTTCAGCCGCAAGGCACCGTCCAGAATCAAACACTATATCCCTGACATAAAGATGATCGCTGTACTTCGCAACCCTATAGAAAGAGCTTATTCACAATATCTTTTCCTGATAAGAGAAGGGCGTGAGCAAAGGACGGACTTTCGCCAAGTGATCCAGGATGAGAAATATTTAATGGATACAGCCCCAACAAAGAGCATATACCTTGCAAGAGGGCTGTACGGCGAACAGATCCAAAGGTACCTTGCTCTCTTCTCTAAAGAGCAGCTCAGAATCTACCTGTATGATCATTTCAAAACTCAACCGTTAAGTATTCTTCAGGACATATTCAGTTACCTATCGGTGGACACAGAGTTCGTGCCCGACATATCATTGAATTATAACGTTTCCGTCATACCAAGAAACAAGACGATTCACCTTCTTCTCGGGTTTATTTCCGGCCGGGACAGGATAAAATCTTTCATAGTCCGGTATATGCCTCAAGTATTCTATGTCCGGATCATAAAACCGGGAGTCAATTTCCTGCTCGGCACACTGAGGAGCCGTAAGCCGTACAGACCGCCGCCCATGCCGAATGACCTGCGTTGTAGACTGGCAGATTTCTACGCACCTGACATTGCGCTTCTGGAAAAGATTCTGGATATCGACCTTGCAGGTTGGATAAGCCCAGGTCAAGCAATAATGGAGTCTCCCAAAAATGGAGGTTAA
- a CDS encoding oligosaccharide flippase family protein, translating to MINATSKLITSRFSKNVLALVSGAFIAQVISFAASPILTRLYTPENFGLFALFLSYVNIVSKVGTLCYERAIILPKNNSSAYNIAFLSLIILLVIALLSTSLIFAFSGRLLSLLKGAYTISWLYWVPAGLLLVGIFNIVKSLHIRQKGFRSIAFARIGEAASASVAKIAIALFAGATAGGLILGTITGFMVSLAIIIRSPDLFHFAEIRRSLNSKSIKAVAVEYIQFPLYATCNAILTVITQNLIVLVFSIIFSPVIVGLYSLGNRIIRRPLNIMSMSVQNVFFQRIAHEYNHGARILPSLIKTTGVLFITGCIPFLLLMIYAEPLFGTIFGKKWFQAGVYVRILSPWFLVLFAVAPANTTYEVFKKQHMKVFFTLAKALLSISAIWLGYKLTGKPEDVIAYFVSANVLVEISIIVGAIFITYKNDLTTISGKAA from the coding sequence ATGATAAATGCGACGTCAAAACTGATCACATCGCGGTTCTCAAAAAACGTTCTTGCACTTGTAAGTGGAGCCTTCATCGCACAGGTAATATCCTTTGCGGCCTCGCCTATATTAACGCGATTATATACACCTGAGAACTTCGGTTTATTCGCACTATTTCTATCATACGTCAACATAGTTTCCAAAGTCGGCACACTTTGCTATGAACGCGCAATCATCTTACCCAAAAACAATTCAAGCGCATACAATATAGCATTTCTGTCATTAATAATCCTTCTTGTTATAGCCTTGCTTTCAACATCGCTTATATTCGCTTTTTCCGGCAGGTTACTATCACTCCTGAAAGGAGCATACACCATATCGTGGTTATACTGGGTCCCCGCAGGATTGTTGCTGGTAGGCATTTTCAATATCGTGAAATCGTTGCACATCCGCCAGAAGGGATTTCGCTCTATTGCATTTGCCAGAATCGGGGAAGCGGCTTCGGCCTCTGTTGCAAAGATCGCAATAGCTCTCTTTGCCGGCGCTACGGCTGGAGGCCTAATATTAGGCACTATAACAGGTTTCATGGTATCATTGGCGATAATAATTCGATCACCCGACCTTTTCCACTTTGCCGAAATCAGGAGATCACTGAACAGCAAATCAATAAAAGCCGTGGCCGTGGAATATATACAGTTCCCGCTATATGCTACTTGCAACGCCATATTAACGGTCATTACACAAAATCTGATAGTACTGGTTTTTTCGATAATCTTCTCTCCTGTAATAGTTGGCCTGTACAGTTTGGGGAACCGCATTATACGAAGACCGTTGAACATTATGTCCATGTCCGTTCAGAATGTATTTTTTCAACGGATCGCACATGAATACAATCATGGTGCCCGTATATTGCCGTCACTCATAAAAACGACCGGCGTCTTATTCATAACCGGCTGCATACCTTTCCTTCTGCTTATGATCTATGCAGAACCATTGTTCGGAACCATTTTCGGCAAAAAATGGTTTCAGGCAGGCGTATATGTACGTATACTGTCTCCCTGGTTTCTGGTCTTGTTCGCAGTGGCACCGGCCAACACGACATATGAAGTTTTCAAAAAGCAACATATGAAAGTTTTCTTCACGTTGGCAAAGGCCCTGCTGTCGATATCTGCAATATGGCTTGGTTACAAGCTGACGGGAAAACCGGAAGATGTGATCGCTTACTTCGTGTCGGCGAATGTTCTTGTTGAGATATCCATCATAGTCGGAGCAATCTTTATTACATACAAAAACGATTTGACAACAATATCCGGGAAGGCTGCCTGA
- a CDS encoding HEPN domain-containing protein yields MPPDSEGIGSAREWIKRAKSNLARAKQPKTAEIFWEDLCFDAQQAAEKSLKAILIAHDIPFRFVHDLAELLTSITNHGIPIPDNIHAAAELTNYAVESRYPGPAEPVTEDEFRDALQKAELVVAWAETHIEEEK; encoded by the coding sequence CTGCTCGGGAATGGATCAAGCGAGCCAAGAGCAACCTCGCCCGTGCCAAACAGCCCAAGACAGCAGAGATCTTCTGGGAAGATCTCTGCTTTGACGCCCAGCAGGCCGCCGAAAAATCCCTGAAGGCCATACTGATTGCACATGACATCCCCTTCCGGTTCGTACATGATCTTGCTGAGTTATTGACCTCAATCACAAATCATGGAATCCCTATACCCGACAATATCCACGCTGCGGCCGAGTTAACAAACTACGCAGTCGAGTCCCGTTACCCCGGCCCTGCTGAACCCGTGACCGAAGACGAATTCAGAGACGCCTTGCAAAAGGCCGAATTGGTAGTCGCCTGGGCGGAAACCCACATAGAAGAGGAAAAATAA
- a CDS encoding glycosyltransferase family 4 protein: MPAEKIFLNRLFVDTDRYRPLKDRLVLSVGRFTERKGFRYLMQAASILKDEPVHFVVVGFGPLDVGALAYEMDVEEKVTIFHKLNQEQLRLLYQKADIYCLPSITTDEEGTEGIPVVLMEAMACGLPVVSTRCGAVEELVEEILVPERDPAALADGIRQIIGSDELADRYGKRNREIVMEKFSEDNIRLFMSNILSMLNP, from the coding sequence GTGCCCGCGGAGAAGATCTTTCTTAACCGTCTCTTTGTGGACACCGACAGGTACCGGCCTTTGAAAGACCGCTTGGTCCTTTCTGTCGGGCGCTTTACCGAACGAAAGGGATTCCGGTATCTTATGCAGGCGGCCTCGATTCTGAAGGATGAGCCTGTGCATTTCGTTGTTGTCGGGTTCGGGCCCCTGGATGTCGGGGCGCTTGCCTACGAAATGGATGTTGAAGAGAAGGTTACGATTTTCCATAAACTTAATCAGGAACAACTAAGGTTGTTGTATCAGAAAGCCGATATCTATTGCTTGCCCTCCATCACTACAGATGAGGAAGGAACGGAAGGCATTCCAGTTGTGCTTATGGAGGCCATGGCATGCGGCCTGCCTGTTGTCTCCACACGGTGTGGTGCCGTGGAAGAACTGGTGGAGGAGATCCTTGTTCCTGAGCGCGACCCCGCAGCGCTGGCCGATGGGATAAGGCAAATAATCGGTTCGGACGAACTCGCCGACCGGTATGGCAAACGAAACCGCGAGATTGTGATGGAGAAGTTTTCCGAAGATAATATCCGTCTTTTCATGTCGAATATACTGTCCATGCTGAATCCTTGA
- a CDS encoding glycosyltransferase family 2 protein: MDLSIIIVEYQSFGDVLECIGSIERYCDLPYETIVVSNSVYDPDRAAIFKQKLKNTRVILQDRNRGYAGGVNAGLRIARAPAILILNPDARLDEPGVKAAVDYLSSGKDIGLIVPEVTDHFGTRQEVCRRFPHIYTFLYVRTFIGKVLDRKQKEHRRYFMKDFDRKNIRDIDWAIGGAVFVKKEAVEDTGGMDERYFLYMEDVDWCRRFWQKGWKVKFFPGTRIIHAIKHESTRSGPLLLPSLALRRHLASLIKYFHKYGLALPPGNRH, from the coding sequence ATGGACCTCTCAATCATCATCGTGGAATATCAGTCGTTCGGCGACGTATTGGAATGCATTGGAAGCATAGAACGCTATTGCGATCTTCCATACGAGACCATTGTGGTTTCCAACTCCGTATACGACCCTGACAGAGCCGCGATTTTCAAGCAAAAGCTGAAAAATACAAGAGTGATACTACAGGACAGGAACCGGGGCTACGCAGGGGGAGTCAACGCAGGCCTTCGCATTGCCCGGGCACCTGCAATACTGATACTGAACCCCGACGCCCGCCTGGATGAACCGGGGGTCAAGGCCGCTGTTGATTACTTGTCATCCGGCAAGGATATCGGTCTGATCGTACCGGAAGTTACCGATCATTTCGGCACCAGGCAGGAAGTATGCAGACGTTTTCCTCACATATACACCTTCCTGTATGTCCGCACATTTATCGGCAAGGTCTTGGACAGGAAACAGAAAGAACATCGACGCTATTTTATGAAGGACTTCGACCGAAAAAACATACGGGATATAGACTGGGCTATAGGCGGCGCCGTATTTGTAAAGAAGGAAGCCGTCGAGGATACGGGAGGGATGGATGAACGCTACTTTCTGTATATGGAAGATGTCGACTGGTGCAGGCGGTTCTGGCAGAAAGGCTGGAAAGTCAAGTTTTTCCCCGGAACAAGGATCATCCACGCCATAAAACACGAGAGTACAAGATCGGGACCGCTTCTGCTCCCTTCGCTTGCACTGCGGCGTCACCTGGCCAGTTTAATCAAATACTTTCACAAATATGGGCTTGCGTTGCCGCCCGGAAACCGTCACTGA